The following proteins come from a genomic window of Leptospira dzoumogneensis:
- a CDS encoding 7-carboxy-7-deazaguanine synthase QueE produces MKSVVHEIYLSVSGEGISTGLPTIFVRFAGCSLRCGMDGNRKLWCDTPYALSPNAGKQMELEDVISEIGSISSSPTQILLTGGEPLENSNRIFSQTLAEKLKQSRQVSGMYTRVRVETNGAEPISDLENMVFTLDYKLPGSGMENKMILDNLEFVRDRNDNLDEIKFVIRDRKDFDRTLEVIDGFKLRGNLLASPVFGELSPEILVNWIKENNRTDLRLSLQTHKYIWGEKRGV; encoded by the coding sequence ATGAAATCCGTCGTTCATGAAATTTATCTCTCCGTTTCCGGAGAAGGAATTTCAACAGGTTTGCCCACAATTTTTGTCCGGTTCGCGGGATGTTCTCTCAGATGCGGAATGGACGGGAACCGCAAACTTTGGTGCGACACTCCGTACGCTCTTTCTCCGAATGCGGGGAAACAAATGGAGTTAGAAGATGTGATCTCGGAGATAGGATCCATTTCTTCTTCTCCCACACAAATACTTCTGACGGGCGGAGAACCATTAGAAAATTCGAATAGGATTTTCAGCCAAACATTGGCGGAAAAATTGAAACAGTCCAGGCAAGTTTCGGGGATGTATACGAGGGTGAGGGTGGAAACAAACGGGGCGGAGCCGATCTCCGATTTGGAAAATATGGTCTTTACCCTGGATTATAAACTCCCCGGTTCCGGAATGGAAAACAAAATGATCTTGGACAATTTGGAATTTGTCCGGGATAGAAACGATAATTTGGATGAGATCAAATTCGTAATTAGAGATAGAAAGGATTTTGATAGAACTTTGGAAGTGATAGACGGTTTTAAATTAAGGGGAAATCTTTTGGCTTCTCCCGTATTCGGAGAGCTTTCTCCCGAAATCCTTGTAAATTGGATCAAAGAAAATAATAGAACGGATCTTCGTCTTTCACTGCAGACCCATAAATATATCTGGGGAGAAAAAAGGGGAGTTTGA
- a CDS encoding DEAD/DEAH box helicase: MDSTLQLSLDFESDSSSGFRGDSCYLKDEPELGIGRIESSDSGKFQIYFPSSDTRKTVSENSNRLKIIGSYPTAFTESFADPELLDLSLQAFELKLTHAYDKLSALSNSRTRLLPHQIESTFVVVNSLRPRFILADEVGLGKTIEAALVMKELIFRRGYKKVLVVAPSPLLVQWKQELKNKFNEDFEIVKRKNFLATGEKNWKNFKHVITSVDFIKNPKYAEEILKTKWDIVVFDEAHRLRRDYHKVTRAYLFAEKIAKKCECLLLLTATPFRGKLEELYYLVHLVDPNLLGPYHTFINDYVLGNKSGLKEKISKVLLRRRKVEVGGFTKRFAKTVKIELSDVERQFYNETTEYVRREYNLAMRTQNRAIGFVMIVFQKLLDSSVFALLSALSKRKFMLENRLHRLQAVGNKLEEWDLDETEGVEDFVSDLDESAPSDLANLRRELLSLNRLILLGKKIKEDRKSQKLKETIAKLKKEGHPKFIIFTQFRSTQDFLASTLSEYKVTLFHGSLSADAKEEAISEFKTTSEILICTEAGGEGRNLQFANVLFNYDLPWSPLKIEQRIGRIHRFGQKDNVFIFNFASKDTVAERILEVLSNKIRLFEESIGGSDELLGAIEDELDFHSSFMRFVTGNKKLKEVEEEIDQRIKIAKKGFEKLGSLVTPKLLDFNLEDYYKTTLQERSFTNQHLETFFVRYAKKYSDRLNFKLKTLKPQVYELDGTNYKGKKATFNSELALADDGLEFLAFGHPLIEEAVQSFLKDRSGWKIGFYRTSGNFLYFVFIVEFKFSLDRKELFVVEVNRRSGSSKVLENLPETVRENRFRSSETELPDDTEKYFVIACETLEFTLEDRKKELYEQTKDLFQKEEYKIRNSNQNTLRQLEEKLMRQEAAFKWEGRPEKKSAMNRTKNEIQKVKEDFEVELRKVKVGKEIHHRFELFQAYLPGSE, from the coding sequence TTGGACTCTACTTTGCAGCTCAGTCTAGATTTCGAATCCGATTCCTCCAGCGGATTCAGAGGGGATTCCTGTTATCTCAAGGATGAACCCGAATTAGGAATTGGAAGGATAGAAAGTTCCGACTCAGGAAAATTCCAGATCTATTTTCCATCTTCTGATACCAGAAAAACCGTCTCTGAAAATTCTAACAGACTCAAAATTATAGGATCTTATCCGACTGCATTCACTGAATCTTTTGCGGACCCTGAATTATTGGATCTAAGTCTACAAGCATTCGAGTTAAAGCTCACCCATGCATACGATAAACTTTCCGCGCTATCTAATTCAAGAACCAGACTTCTTCCTCATCAGATAGAATCCACTTTCGTGGTGGTGAATTCTCTCCGGCCTAGATTCATTTTGGCGGACGAGGTAGGACTTGGTAAAACGATAGAAGCAGCTCTCGTAATGAAAGAGCTGATCTTTCGTAGAGGATACAAAAAGGTCTTGGTCGTGGCGCCTTCTCCGCTTCTTGTCCAATGGAAACAGGAATTAAAGAATAAATTTAACGAAGACTTTGAGATCGTTAAAAGGAAGAACTTCTTAGCAACCGGTGAGAAAAACTGGAAAAATTTCAAACATGTAATCACTTCCGTAGACTTTATTAAAAATCCTAAATACGCAGAAGAGATCTTAAAAACAAAATGGGACATCGTAGTTTTCGACGAGGCACATCGTTTAAGAAGGGATTATCATAAAGTTACTAGAGCTTATTTATTCGCGGAGAAGATCGCCAAAAAATGTGAATGTCTACTTCTTCTTACCGCAACACCTTTCAGAGGAAAATTAGAAGAACTGTATTATTTGGTCCATTTAGTGGACCCGAATCTGCTCGGACCATATCATACTTTTATAAACGATTATGTTCTCGGAAATAAGAGCGGCTTAAAAGAGAAGATCTCCAAGGTCCTTTTAAGAAGAAGAAAAGTAGAAGTAGGCGGATTCACCAAAAGATTCGCCAAAACCGTAAAGATAGAATTATCCGATGTAGAAAGACAGTTCTACAACGAGACGACAGAGTATGTTCGCAGAGAATATAATCTAGCGATGAGGACCCAAAACAGGGCAATCGGATTTGTGATGATCGTATTCCAAAAATTATTGGATTCTTCCGTATTCGCGCTTCTTTCCGCGTTGTCCAAACGTAAGTTCATGTTGGAAAATCGACTCCATCGTTTGCAGGCAGTCGGCAATAAATTAGAAGAATGGGACCTGGACGAAACGGAAGGAGTCGAAGACTTCGTTTCCGATCTGGATGAATCCGCTCCTTCCGATCTTGCAAATCTGAGAAGAGAATTATTATCCTTAAACAGGCTCATTCTTTTAGGCAAGAAGATCAAAGAAGATCGTAAAAGCCAGAAACTAAAAGAGACGATTGCAAAGCTCAAAAAAGAAGGACATCCTAAATTTATAATATTCACTCAGTTCAGAAGTACCCAGGACTTCTTGGCTTCTACCTTATCCGAATACAAAGTCACTTTGTTTCACGGATCTTTGAGCGCGGATGCAAAAGAAGAAGCAATCTCTGAATTCAAAACAACCTCTGAAATTTTGATCTGCACGGAAGCGGGCGGAGAAGGACGTAACCTTCAGTTTGCAAACGTCCTATTTAATTACGACTTACCTTGGAGTCCTTTAAAGATCGAACAAAGGATCGGAAGGATCCATAGATTCGGGCAAAAGGATAACGTATTTATCTTTAACTTCGCTTCTAAGGACACGGTTGCAGAGAGAATTTTAGAAGTTCTATCCAATAAGATCAGGCTTTTTGAGGAATCTATCGGAGGTTCCGACGAATTACTTGGAGCAATCGAAGACGAATTAGATTTTCATTCCAGCTTCATGAGATTTGTTACAGGAAACAAAAAGTTAAAAGAAGTAGAAGAGGAAATCGATCAAAGGATTAAGATTGCCAAAAAGGGTTTCGAAAAGCTGGGCTCTTTGGTCACTCCTAAACTATTGGATTTTAATTTAGAAGATTATTATAAAACCACTCTACAGGAAAGATCTTTTACCAACCAACACTTGGAGACCTTTTTTGTTCGTTATGCTAAAAAATATTCGGATCGACTGAACTTTAAACTTAAAACCTTAAAACCTCAGGTCTATGAATTGGATGGTACAAATTACAAAGGGAAGAAGGCCACATTCAATTCGGAACTTGCTTTGGCAGACGATGGATTGGAATTTTTGGCATTCGGCCATCCTTTGATCGAAGAAGCAGTCCAATCTTTCCTAAAAGATAGATCCGGCTGGAAGATCGGATTTTATAGAACTTCCGGCAACTTCTTATACTTCGTATTTATAGTAGAATTCAAATTTTCTTTGGACAGAAAAGAATTGTTCGTTGTGGAGGTAAACCGACGAAGCGGAAGTTCCAAAGTATTGGAAAATCTTCCGGAAACAGTCAGAGAGAATCGATTCAGATCTTCCGAGACCGAACTGCCCGATGATACCGAAAAATATTTCGTGATCGCATGTGAGACCTTGGAATTTACATTAGAAGATAGAAAAAAAGAATTATACGAACAAACTAAGGATCTATTCCAAAAAGAAGAGTATAAGATCCGAAACAGCAACCAAAACACTCTTCGCCAATTAGAAGAAAAACTAATGAGGCAAGAGGCTGCTTTCAAATGGGAAGGAAGACCCGAAAAAAAATCCGCAATGAATCGAACTAAAAACGAGATCCAAAAAGTAAAAGAGGATTTTGAAGTAGAGTTAAGAAAGGTAAAAGTTGGAAAAGAGATTCATCATAGATTCGAACTTTTCCAAGCATATCTTCCTGGATCTGAGTAA
- a CDS encoding type II toxin-antitoxin system VapC family toxin: MVLLDTHIWIWWVSGSDQLKPAERQILDCLSEPPAIAAVSLWELSLLFQLDRISLNLPIFEWLDLATRPSLVQIIDCSPEVAKELIKLPTDMHRDPADRMILATAKANDLDLITRDKILDRFAKMDSLRIQNL, translated from the coding sequence ATGGTTCTATTAGACACACATATCTGGATCTGGTGGGTCTCCGGTTCGGATCAATTGAAACCTGCAGAGAGGCAAATACTCGATTGCTTGTCCGAACCTCCTGCTATTGCTGCGGTGTCTTTATGGGAATTATCTCTTCTTTTCCAATTGGATAGAATATCATTGAACCTTCCGATTTTCGAATGGTTAGACTTAGCGACTAGACCTTCTTTAGTTCAGATCATAGATTGTTCTCCTGAAGTCGCAAAGGAACTTATCAAACTGCCGACGGATATGCACAGAGATCCTGCCGACAGAATGATCCTTGCCACTGCAAAGGCAAATGATCTGGATTTGATTACCCGGGATAAAATTTTAGATCGGTTTGCAAAAATGGACTCACTTAGGATCCAGAATTTATAG
- a CDS encoding gamma carbonic anhydrase family protein translates to MKIHETAFIHPAATAFGMLEMGPLSSLWPGAVVRADLNEIKLGEGVNIQDNSTLHTDSTGSLFIDDYTLVGHNTMLHGCKIGKGCLIGIGVVILDEAVIGDGAMILAGCMIRGGKKIPPRAMVLPKNGDIVIYEKKAKPEMSIAGCLEYIQLAKRFQENVFKPFTKEEENSFVEEAKSIIKRYGI, encoded by the coding sequence ATGAAAATTCACGAGACAGCATTCATCCATCCGGCTGCGACTGCATTCGGTATGTTGGAGATGGGACCTCTATCTTCTCTCTGGCCGGGTGCTGTTGTTCGTGCGGATCTGAATGAGATCAAATTGGGTGAAGGTGTTAATATCCAAGATAATAGCACTCTTCATACTGATTCTACCGGAAGCTTATTCATAGATGATTATACATTAGTAGGTCATAATACGATGCTTCACGGTTGTAAGATCGGTAAGGGTTGTTTGATCGGGATCGGTGTTGTCATTTTGGACGAGGCAGTGATCGGAGACGGTGCGATGATACTTGCGGGTTGTATGATCCGAGGTGGTAAAAAAATTCCTCCGAGAGCTATGGTGCTCCCTAAGAACGGGGACATCGTCATTTACGAAAAAAAAGCAAAACCCGAGATGAGTATCGCAGGTTGTTTGGAATACATACAATTAGCGAAAAGATTCCAAGAGAACGTATTCAAACCTTTCACAAAAGAAGAAGAAAATTCTTTTGTAGAAGAAGCAAAGTCTATCATCAAAAGATACGGCATTTGA
- the pheT gene encoding phenylalanine--tRNA ligase subunit beta has protein sequence MKLSLDWINDFTPIKDVSLEDILKKIAASICEVDGVEDYFSHLEKVVLVKIESLEKHPQADKLQVAQVSDGKNKIQIVSGAPNLKVGDLVPLAIPGAELGDKKILESELRGVKSSGMLCSEKELGLSEEDAGVMVLDDPEAKPGQNLREYFGFRDTIFDIDNKSITHRPDLWSHFGFARELAAQLNLPIKFNPFETNWEFSKDLASPKVKETEYAHSYYSSSIEGIQIKPSNKTVRSRLKKCGVRVINNVVDVSNYLLLEAGQPTHFFDSDKLSGLGGIELEVDYAKKDESFLLLDETSPKLDPEILIIRNSKKGVAIAGVMGGADTAVDSNSKKVILESAVFPREFVRKSIRKTGIRSESSVRYEKGLEATTTLPIIKRALNLLKENGCPDLKASLPSGYIHTADKKVEIEVSLDFLNKKLGTEIDQSTSDKILKQLSFSTEWKGNTVKVLVPKYRHNYDITIPEDIVEEIGRTLGYASIPVRPLASDVKPPTRNFSRELEKHLKRTFSQILGYNEVFNYSYASSKDNSFEEVKDSIKILNAMPDEQAYLRTSLYPSLLKNIRFNSDRFEKLRIFEFGRTYKKAEEPFNESKWFVWAVSFGRKSNEKDLNVLESDFLETRTGIEKVLRHLNLREIEWKIEEKSYFHPKASLSLFVSGKKAGELGYAHPAALDTADIKKRVILGRFEFASLLEVWTQDRNKNYFAAPSHFPQTEIDLSLVMDLNESSSKFSDLAVQEKFPELQDVKVTVVFTGGNLPEDKKSVSYRFKLLSQDKNLTQERIKEITDRLIQIANSSGYPLR, from the coding sequence GTGAAATTATCCCTGGATTGGATTAACGATTTTACCCCTATTAAGGATGTGTCCCTCGAGGATATCCTGAAAAAAATTGCGGCTTCTATATGCGAAGTGGATGGGGTAGAGGATTATTTTTCTCATTTGGAGAAGGTTGTTTTAGTTAAGATCGAATCTTTAGAAAAACATCCTCAGGCAGATAAACTCCAAGTCGCTCAGGTTTCTGACGGAAAAAATAAGATCCAAATCGTTTCAGGTGCTCCTAATTTAAAAGTAGGGGACTTGGTCCCGCTTGCTATTCCAGGTGCGGAGTTGGGAGATAAAAAAATCCTAGAGTCAGAACTTCGTGGAGTAAAAAGTTCCGGAATGCTTTGTTCCGAAAAAGAACTGGGACTATCCGAGGAAGATGCAGGTGTTATGGTCCTGGATGATCCGGAAGCAAAACCTGGTCAGAACTTAAGAGAGTATTTTGGGTTCAGAGATACTATTTTCGATATTGATAATAAATCTATCACACATCGTCCGGATCTATGGAGCCATTTCGGATTTGCAAGAGAACTTGCAGCCCAATTAAATTTACCGATCAAATTCAATCCTTTCGAAACGAACTGGGAATTTTCCAAAGACCTGGCTTCTCCAAAGGTAAAAGAAACGGAATACGCACATTCTTATTATTCATCTTCTATCGAAGGAATCCAGATCAAACCTTCTAACAAAACCGTTCGTTCTCGTTTGAAAAAATGTGGAGTGAGGGTGATCAATAATGTGGTGGATGTTTCCAATTATCTATTATTGGAAGCAGGACAGCCTACACATTTCTTTGATTCGGATAAATTATCCGGACTAGGTGGGATTGAATTAGAAGTGGATTACGCGAAGAAGGATGAAAGTTTCTTACTTCTAGACGAAACTTCTCCTAAACTTGATCCTGAAATTCTGATCATTCGTAATTCTAAAAAAGGTGTCGCCATAGCAGGTGTGATGGGCGGTGCAGATACCGCAGTGGATTCCAATTCCAAAAAAGTAATTTTAGAATCCGCAGTTTTCCCAAGAGAGTTCGTCCGTAAGTCCATTCGGAAAACGGGGATCCGTTCCGAGTCTTCTGTTCGTTACGAAAAAGGGCTCGAAGCAACAACCACTCTTCCGATCATAAAGAGAGCTTTAAATCTTCTGAAAGAGAATGGTTGTCCTGATCTGAAAGCGAGCCTTCCTTCCGGATACATTCATACTGCGGATAAAAAAGTGGAGATCGAAGTCAGCCTAGACTTCTTAAATAAAAAACTAGGAACAGAGATCGATCAATCTACTTCGGATAAGATCTTAAAACAACTTTCCTTTTCGACTGAATGGAAGGGAAATACTGTTAAGGTTCTTGTTCCAAAATACAGGCATAATTACGATATCACCATTCCGGAAGATATAGTAGAAGAGATAGGCCGAACTTTAGGATATGCATCTATTCCGGTTCGCCCATTGGCTTCGGATGTAAAACCTCCCACTCGGAATTTTTCTAGAGAGCTGGAAAAACATTTAAAACGGACCTTCTCCCAAATCCTGGGATACAACGAAGTATTCAATTATTCTTATGCTTCCTCTAAAGATAATTCTTTTGAAGAAGTAAAAGATTCCATTAAGATCCTAAATGCAATGCCGGATGAGCAGGCTTATTTGAGGACTTCTTTATATCCTTCTCTATTGAAAAATATCAGGTTTAATTCTGATCGATTCGAAAAACTGAGAATTTTCGAGTTCGGACGCACTTATAAAAAAGCGGAAGAGCCTTTCAACGAGTCAAAATGGTTTGTTTGGGCGGTATCCTTCGGTAGGAAGTCCAACGAAAAGGATCTAAATGTTTTAGAGTCCGATTTTTTAGAAACAAGGACCGGCATTGAAAAAGTATTAAGACATTTAAACTTAAGAGAGATCGAATGGAAGATAGAAGAAAAAAGTTACTTCCATCCTAAGGCTTCTCTTTCCTTATTTGTTTCCGGTAAAAAAGCGGGAGAGTTGGGATACGCTCATCCTGCCGCTTTGGATACTGCTGATATCAAGAAGAGAGTTATTTTAGGAAGATTTGAGTTCGCTTCCTTATTAGAAGTTTGGACCCAAGATAGAAACAAAAACTATTTTGCTGCTCCTTCTCATTTCCCTCAAACGGAGATAGATCTTTCTTTGGTGATGGATCTGAATGAATCTTCTTCCAAATTCAGTGACTTGGCTGTCCAAGAAAAATTCCCCGAGTTACAGGACGTAAAAGTTACCGTCGTATTTACCGGCGGAAATCTTCCGGAAGATAAAAAATCCGTTTCTTATAGATTTAAACTTTTGAGCCAGGACAAGAATTTAACCCAGGAAAGGATCAAAGAGATTACGGATCGTCTCATCCAGATCGCAAATTCTTCCGGTTATCCTCTTCGTTAA
- a CDS encoding response regulator — MKFSFLEKIKEKSQFLQWKVLIGFFSLTLLLIIASLISLYGMIELKDSGVLIEHTFTVIEEIDQCKSITREIGIAQAYTEDAASENTRSLFSNLKSEIKILQNLTKDNQIQHVRIQGISNLIATAEKQPTSFESKKGITLIEIGELLNNMQEEELRLLNSRNATNSLRGTRVAYSLLTLVIVSFLVVGYGSFAVQKDIKEKRRITDRLIESESRLLSILDNLPSAFCMMDLEGRTLFHNQVFANRFLDSKDKRKDMGLENLFGKEKAQFISTIIAKSLEKQGPLDFELDLIVSEEEKTFYCVIVPLVDLEGEVYSVCGLFTDISVRKNYEHDLKKAKEEAEKANRAKSEFLAMMSHEIRTPMNGVIGMTELLIDSNLNKEQKEYAEIIQKSGESLLNIINDILDYSKIESGTLSLEIREFSVIETIEEVLDLFRSRAAQKQIDLVYYLDPNVPDRILCDSLRLKQIFINLIGNALKFTEQGEIFLSAEVSKLEGNLYTILFAIRDTGIGIPTEKQKELFQPFYQVDTSSTRRYGGTGLGLSISSRLIEMMGGVIWVESELNIGTTFSFYIQVEGNNQTKIKEKAANSELENKKVLILDDNPTNLRILAYQLQILGLITFSAKSKEEALNLLDLDIMPDLGILDYNLPGNTGIEIAQEIRKRNFHFPLVLLSSSFLDPKDKEVAGELFSGELSKPVKKKDIERIVTEILAEGGTKAKANTRSSYLAGQKEILSSQFPFKIMVAEDNEINQTLAKRIIQKLGYEPFIVPNGKEALIALREKKINLIFMDVHMPEMDGLQATQVIRNTWPIESQPYIIAMTAAAMQGDRDLCLRAGMNDYISKPIVFEELVHVMRKAGNTLFPKSKA; from the coding sequence ATGAAATTTTCCTTTTTAGAAAAAATCAAAGAAAAGTCCCAATTCTTGCAATGGAAAGTGCTGATCGGTTTTTTCTCTCTGACCTTGTTATTGATCATAGCAAGTTTGATCAGCTTGTATGGAATGATAGAGCTGAAGGACTCCGGAGTTTTAATAGAACACACATTTACTGTCATCGAAGAAATTGACCAATGTAAAAGTATCACTAGAGAGATCGGGATCGCACAAGCTTATACTGAGGACGCTGCCTCCGAAAATACCAGATCCTTATTTTCCAACTTAAAAAGTGAGATCAAGATACTACAGAATCTTACCAAGGACAATCAGATCCAACATGTACGGATCCAGGGAATTTCCAACCTGATCGCGACCGCAGAAAAACAGCCGACCTCTTTCGAATCCAAAAAAGGGATCACACTGATAGAGATCGGAGAGCTGCTAAATAATATGCAGGAAGAAGAATTAAGGCTTCTGAACAGCAGAAATGCCACAAATTCTTTGAGAGGGACCAGAGTCGCTTATTCACTGCTTACTTTAGTTATTGTTTCGTTTTTGGTGGTAGGTTACGGCTCCTTTGCGGTCCAAAAAGATATCAAAGAAAAGAGAAGGATCACTGATAGATTGATAGAAAGTGAATCCAGGCTTCTTTCCATCTTGGACAATTTACCTTCTGCGTTTTGTATGATGGATCTGGAAGGAAGAACTCTATTCCACAACCAAGTATTTGCAAACCGGTTTCTGGACAGTAAAGATAAAAGAAAGGATATGGGACTGGAAAACCTTTTCGGGAAAGAGAAGGCTCAATTCATTTCTACCATCATTGCAAAATCCCTGGAAAAACAAGGCCCATTGGATTTCGAATTGGACCTAATCGTTTCCGAGGAAGAAAAAACATTCTATTGTGTGATCGTTCCTCTCGTGGACTTAGAAGGAGAAGTGTATTCAGTCTGCGGTTTGTTCACGGATATTTCCGTGCGCAAAAACTATGAACACGATCTCAAAAAAGCAAAAGAAGAAGCAGAAAAAGCAAACCGCGCCAAGTCGGAATTTTTGGCGATGATGAGCCATGAGATCCGAACTCCTATGAATGGAGTGATCGGAATGACGGAACTTCTGATCGATTCCAATCTGAATAAGGAACAAAAAGAATACGCTGAGATCATCCAAAAAAGCGGGGAAAGTCTTCTCAATATCATCAATGATATTTTAGATTATTCTAAAATTGAATCCGGGACCCTGTCTCTGGAAATAAGAGAATTTTCAGTCATAGAAACTATCGAAGAAGTTTTGGATCTATTCAGATCCCGAGCCGCGCAGAAGCAGATAGATCTGGTCTATTATCTGGATCCGAACGTTCCCGATAGGATCTTATGCGACAGCCTGCGTTTAAAACAGATCTTTATCAATCTCATCGGGAACGCATTAAAATTCACCGAACAAGGAGAGATATTCCTATCTGCAGAAGTTTCTAAATTAGAAGGGAATCTATATACGATACTATTTGCGATTAGGGATACCGGGATTGGAATTCCTACCGAGAAACAAAAAGAATTATTCCAACCATTCTACCAAGTAGATACATCTTCCACCAGAAGATACGGAGGAACTGGACTTGGGCTTTCTATTTCTTCTCGTTTGATAGAAATGATGGGCGGAGTCATCTGGGTGGAAAGTGAACTGAATATAGGTACAACCTTCTCCTTTTATATCCAGGTAGAAGGAAATAATCAGACAAAGATCAAAGAAAAAGCGGCAAACTCAGAATTAGAAAATAAGAAAGTTCTTATACTAGATGATAACCCTACCAACCTCAGGATCCTAGCATATCAGCTGCAAATTTTAGGACTTATAACCTTCTCCGCTAAATCAAAAGAAGAAGCATTAAATCTGCTTGATTTGGACATCATGCCCGACTTAGGGATCTTAGATTATAATCTTCCTGGAAATACGGGAATAGAGATCGCTCAAGAGATTCGCAAAAGGAATTTCCATTTTCCATTAGTGCTTCTATCTTCTTCTTTCCTGGATCCTAAAGACAAAGAAGTCGCCGGGGAATTATTCTCCGGAGAATTGAGTAAACCTGTTAAGAAAAAAGATATAGAAAGGATCGTGACCGAAATTTTAGCGGAGGGAGGAACTAAGGCAAAGGCGAATACTAGATCTTCTTATCTTGCCGGCCAAAAAGAAATTTTAAGTTCTCAATTTCCTTTCAAGATCATGGTGGCGGAAGATAATGAGATCAATCAAACCCTGGCTAAAAGAATTATCCAAAAATTAGGTTATGAACCGTTTATCGTTCCGAATGGAAAAGAAGCTTTGATCGCTCTTAGAGAAAAAAAGATCAATCTGATCTTTATGGATGTTCATATGCCAGAGATGGATGGACTACAAGCTACTCAGGTCATTCGGAATACTTGGCCTATAGAATCCCAACCTTATATCATTGCAATGACTGCGGCAGCAATGCAAGGGGACAGGGATCTATGTTTAAGAGCCGGGATGAACGATTATATCTCCAAGCCGATCGTATTCGAAGAGCTGGTCCATGTAATGAGAAAAGCAGGGAATACTCTCTTTCCCAAGTCCAAGGCCTAA
- a CDS encoding formylglycine-generating enzyme family protein: MSRTRVIIFISFCLLFLFSETGTSQEEKETQSSDTRKTVLWTGEVLSVYRNKGKAKIKIGRNSYFSERSEEEIRGILGEKPNLPLFRKPKMEEIGTFQIENIEVEFGKVGKLTKPVSIELRGSFSVAEGKPARLISVGLLIGAYGEETFYQDPSRFDATDVVRNRLAKVILHPKDGKEMVLVHTGYESNGKILYEHMGYFLYGQGSDPGDDSYNPKFGVPDRSSLEEISSFYIDKYEVTNKEYNKFLKESGTPPPPHWENGNFPRGKEYHPVTNLTYREAEAYSKWAGKKIPSEWQWEKAARGTGLVWRLLKDESYEFISQPQDYPFGNEFDSALCNTRESGSKGTVSVFELPSKGQSPYGAIGMCGNVAEWTSSPYIPYPGHRPNTGRFGKHLKVIRGGSYSGTKEEAKVYARDFGGIPNLLNDRKAGLRLITEVKN; the protein is encoded by the coding sequence ATGTCCAGGACCAGAGTTATCATATTCATTTCATTCTGTTTGCTATTTCTATTTTCGGAAACCGGGACAAGCCAAGAAGAAAAGGAAACCCAATCTTCCGATACCAGAAAGACAGTACTTTGGACGGGAGAGGTTCTTTCCGTTTATAGGAATAAAGGAAAAGCAAAGATCAAGATAGGTAGGAATTCCTACTTTTCGGAACGTTCCGAAGAAGAGATCAGGGGGATCCTCGGCGAAAAACCGAATCTACCTTTATTCAGAAAACCTAAAATGGAAGAAATAGGCACATTCCAAATCGAGAACATAGAAGTTGAATTCGGAAAAGTTGGAAAACTCACAAAACCTGTTTCCATAGAACTGAGAGGGAGTTTTTCGGTAGCAGAAGGTAAACCTGCAAGATTGATCAGTGTAGGACTTTTGATCGGTGCTTATGGAGAAGAAACATTCTACCAAGATCCCTCTAGATTTGATGCGACGGATGTGGTCCGAAATCGTTTAGCAAAGGTAATTCTTCATCCGAAAGACGGAAAAGAAATGGTGCTCGTCCATACCGGTTATGAATCCAACGGAAAGATCTTATACGAACATATGGGATATTTCCTATATGGACAAGGTTCCGATCCCGGGGACGACAGTTATAATCCTAAATTCGGAGTTCCTGACAGAAGCAGCTTAGAGGAAATTTCTTCCTTTTATATAGATAAATACGAAGTAACCAACAAAGAATATAATAAATTCTTAAAGGAATCAGGAACTCCTCCCCCGCCTCATTGGGAAAACGGAAATTTTCCTAGAGGAAAAGAATATCACCCCGTCACCAACTTAACTTATAGAGAAGCAGAGGCTTATTCTAAATGGGCCGGAAAAAAGATCCCAAGCGAATGGCAATGGGAGAAGGCAGCTAGAGGGACAGGACTCGTCTGGAGGTTATTAAAGGACGAAAGTTACGAATTTATCTCCCAGCCGCAAGACTATCCATTCGGAAACGAATTCGATTCAGCACTCTGTAATACTAGAGAAAGTGGAAGCAAGGGAACGGTCTCCGTTTTTGAACTTCCTTCCAAAGGACAAAGCCCTTATGGTGCGATCGGAATGTGCGGCAACGTTGCAGAATGGACCAGCTCTCCTTATATACCTTATCCAGGACATAGACCGAACACCGGAAGATTTGGAAAACATTTAAAAGTGATACGAGGTGGTTCTTATTCTGGAACCAAAGAAGAAGCTAAAGTTTATGCAAGAGATTTCGGTGGAATTCCGAATCTATTGAATGATAGAAAAGCAGGTCTTAGACTTATCACGGAAGTGAAGAACTAA